One Fictibacillus halophilus genomic window, TTTAGCAGGTGCATAACTGTATGTCGTATCACACCACGTGCAGCGAAGATTGCAATGAAAAACACGTACAAAAACCGTTGGATACCCAGCTTGAAGTCCTTCACCTTCAACCGTTTCAAAGATCTCGACCATAGGAACTTTCCAGTGTTTCCAAACATCTTTAGACGGCAGATCAAACATCGTTTTCCACCATCCATTCTCTTTTCATTACAGCATAGCTAGTAGGTGTCTCATACAGTTTAAGCTCTTCTAACCTGTGCCCTTGTTCACTTAGACCACGTTCGTTAAGTTCAAGATCAATTTGCTCCCAAATCCAAACCACCATATTTTCAGCAGTCGTATTCATTGGAGGGAGAACTTCGTTTAAATATTGATGATCTAATTTGCTGTCAATTGCTGATTTGAAAATTTCTTTTATCTCTCCAAAGTCAACGGCAATGCCAATTGCATTCACAAAACCGCTCATTGTGATCACTAGTTTGTATGTGTGACCGTGGAGATTTTTGCATTTCCCATCATAGCAATGCAGGTGATGAGCCGCATCAAAGGTAAACTCTTTGCATACTGCAACCCGCTTATTATGGTACTTTAATTGTTCGCTCTTAATGTCGCGACCGAGTATTTGAACATCTGTTGGAATTTTATAAGTCATTCCTGTTCATCCTTTCGAGTGGAGCACGAAAACAAAAAAACTCTGCTAAAAACGCAGAGAGTGTAAATGTTCATTCTTCACGCTCCCTAGTTTTGTTTTAAGAGGGGTGGGAATTTCGAACCCTCCATCTTTATCAAATGTATCTTATCAAAAAAGCCCAAGAAAAAGAAGGCTTTTCTTTGTTATACTGGTTAAGAA contains:
- the queD gene encoding 6-carboxytetrahydropterin synthase QueD — its product is MTYKIPTDVQILGRDIKSEQLKYHNKRVAVCKEFTFDAAHHLHCYDGKCKNLHGHTYKLVITMSGFVNAIGIAVDFGEIKEIFKSAIDSKLDHQYLNEVLPPMNTTAENMVVWIWEQIDLELNERGLSEQGHRLEELKLYETPTSYAVMKREWMVENDV